In one window of Frigoriglobus tundricola DNA:
- a CDS encoding multiheme c-type cytochrome, with protein sequence MTIAAYVPPEPSHSGEGKGKAIGLSGCLAAACHGGPAEKALGGTLDSTTWQGAGSVWVAADPHSAAYSLLTDHPHRAVKVTAGHIMARYAGGRPATEDARCLACHTNPALAEPGPTTDPHVLNKRREGVSCEACHGNASGWVREHTNWRGNRAEAYAATGMVPLYDLGERAVNCLGCHVGAPAAGGLPVRDMNHDMIAAGHPRLNFDFAEYLRRLPPHWQEKDRTSSESVPPARSLNPAKAWLVGRTAHAEAACKLLASRAERSASDPRTPWPEFAEYNCASCHHNLRAASDEEPDAQWRKDAAHLHGRRLGAPQWQTVWPLTPAAALAAPTRAGSPLKDLLEKIEVPLPSRSVGSVAIESATRLAVERKRLVGFADADAVRASRKWLDTANLTVPEWDSGSQLLFGMAALERSRSAKPETLTAQFRTAFAAFVPPRVPLTDEAARRHDERDRWNTFHATVGTIRNVQNNRP encoded by the coding sequence GTGACGATCGCGGCTTACGTCCCCCCCGAACCGTCTCACTCGGGCGAAGGGAAGGGGAAGGCCATCGGGTTGTCCGGCTGCCTCGCCGCGGCGTGTCACGGCGGCCCGGCCGAGAAGGCGCTCGGCGGCACCCTTGATTCGACCACCTGGCAGGGGGCGGGGAGCGTTTGGGTGGCGGCCGACCCGCACAGTGCCGCGTACAGCTTGCTCACGGATCACCCGCACCGCGCGGTGAAAGTGACCGCGGGGCACATCATGGCGCGGTACGCGGGCGGGCGGCCCGCGACCGAGGACGCGCGGTGCCTCGCGTGCCACACCAACCCGGCGCTCGCCGAACCGGGGCCGACCACCGATCCGCACGTGCTGAACAAGCGGCGCGAGGGGGTCAGTTGCGAGGCGTGCCACGGGAACGCGAGCGGGTGGGTCCGCGAACACACGAACTGGAGGGGCAACCGGGCCGAAGCCTATGCGGCAACCGGTATGGTGCCGCTCTACGATCTCGGCGAGCGGGCCGTGAACTGCCTCGGGTGCCACGTCGGGGCGCCGGCCGCGGGCGGTCTGCCGGTGCGCGACATGAACCACGACATGATCGCGGCCGGGCACCCGCGGCTGAACTTCGACTTCGCCGAATACCTCCGCCGGTTGCCGCCCCACTGGCAGGAGAAGGACAGAACCTCGAGCGAATCGGTCCCGCCGGCCCGGTCGCTCAACCCGGCGAAGGCGTGGCTGGTCGGGCGGACGGCGCACGCCGAGGCGGCGTGCAAGTTGCTCGCGAGTCGCGCCGAGCGTTCCGCCAGCGACCCACGAACGCCGTGGCCGGAGTTCGCGGAGTACAACTGTGCTTCCTGCCACCACAACCTGCGGGCCGCTTCGGACGAGGAGCCCGACGCGCAGTGGCGGAAGGACGCGGCCCACTTGCACGGGCGCCGGCTCGGGGCGCCGCAGTGGCAAACGGTGTGGCCGCTGACTCCGGCGGCGGCCCTCGCGGCGCCGACACGAGCGGGGTCGCCCTTGAAGGATTTGCTGGAGAAGATCGAGGTGCCGCTGCCGTCGCGATCGGTGGGGTCGGTTGCCATAGAATCCGCAACGCGATTGGCGGTCGAGCGAAAACGACTGGTCGGGTTCGCGGACGCGGATGCCGTCCGCGCCTCGCGTAAATGGCTCGATACCGCGAACCTGACCGTCCCGGAGTGGGACAGTGGTTCACAACTGTTATTCGGGATGGCGGCTCTTGAACGCTCGCGAAGTGCGAAACCCGAAACCCTGACCGCGCAGTTCCGGACCGCGTTCGCGGCGTTCGTTCCCCCGCGCGTTCCGCTCACCGACGAAGCGGCGAGGCGCCACGACGAACGCGACCGGTGGAACACGTTCCACGCCACGGTCGGTACGATTCGGAACGTTCAGAACAACCGTCCCTGA
- a CDS encoding cytochrome c3 family protein, producing MVAAPAAADTFRIEPVPDRTVWFTHAKFNHSAHRGTTCATCHPGTGAATIAPADANKPEPTQILGVESCRACHSPAGTKVTLPDGSKVAGGGVRAACTDCHRYHHNDTPLQGRGSPARFPKDPRGLADWLKGK from the coding sequence GTGGTCGCCGCACCGGCCGCGGCCGACACGTTCCGCATCGAACCGGTGCCCGATCGGACGGTCTGGTTCACGCACGCGAAGTTCAACCACTCCGCGCACCGCGGCACGACCTGCGCCACGTGCCACCCCGGCACCGGGGCGGCGACCATCGCGCCGGCCGACGCGAACAAGCCCGAGCCGACGCAGATCCTGGGCGTCGAGTCGTGCCGCGCCTGTCACTCGCCGGCCGGCACGAAGGTGACGCTGCCGGACGGCTCCAAGGTCGCCGGCGGCGGCGTGCGGGCGGCGTGTACCGACTGCCACCGCTACCACCACAACGACACGCCGCTTCAGGGCCGCGGGTCGCCGGCCCGGTTCCCGAAAGACCCGCGGGGCCTGGCCGACTGGCTCAAGGGGAAGTGA
- a CDS encoding IS1595 family transposase: MRGKKGVRHPNPDDPPRRRANKRRGHGNFANDRPPVVGVVSRDTGAIVLEVVERTDQETLIAFVTEHTDDGATVYTDEWSGYARLSAEGRGHATVNHTPGQREWARDDDGDGIREVHDNTLEGLWAALRTFLRPFRGISKHYLHQYVAVFQWAYNKVGVAGMVRTLLGLPLSTPTAS, encoded by the coding sequence ATGCGGGGGAAAAAAGGGGTCCGGCACCCGAACCCGGACGACCCGCCCCGACGCCGGGCCAACAAGCGGCGCGGGCACGGGAACTTCGCCAACGACCGCCCGCCGGTGGTCGGGGTGGTGAGCCGGGACACCGGGGCCATCGTCCTGGAGGTCGTCGAACGAACGGACCAGGAGACCCTGATCGCGTTCGTGACCGAACATACCGATGATGGCGCGACCGTATACACGGATGAGTGGTCGGGGTACGCGCGGCTGTCCGCGGAGGGCCGCGGGCATGCCACGGTGAACCACACCCCGGGCCAACGGGAGTGGGCTCGGGATGACGACGGGGACGGGATCCGCGAGGTCCACGATAACACGCTCGAGGGCCTGTGGGCGGCCCTCCGCACGTTCCTGCGACCGTTCCGCGGGATCAGCAAGCACTACCTCCACCAGTACGTTGCCGTCTTCCAATGGGCATACAACAAGGTCGGCGTTGCGGGCATGGTCCGCACACTACTGGGCCTGCCCCTGTCCACCCCGACGGCCTCATGA
- a CDS encoding multiheme c-type cytochrome — translation MTTEQSRRAGRVVGLAGMFAGLALGLLAAASPERTAAAAVPSAQPKEIPNPPSTDHKYVGAVVCQGCHNEKDPKENPAYLATKGYEFIRLWENRVWGVHDLHSTAYKNLLTDRTVKNKKDAPNKTAQKMEDNLRRFRGESYTVATDKACLACHASVRRQVSDAAPASKWTAAESFSIADGVGCEMCHGQGSGYQQKHQESQEIVNPDPDGPERSVDWREWPPAEKKKWGLVDLRNPVEATTQCASCHVGNTRDGRFVTHEMFAAGHPPLPPLDLIAYTREQPRHWGLPAEMPYLTGLVKKNPKKAEDVFHIRKGESHVARRFVESAVATLRASVVLGGQLASEAKDDGMDFAAFDCASCHHNLKYPSDRQARGYVGKPGRPLFRPAAFELTKVIIGHAAEMEGGADLKASLSELIAAEQKLATAFTNKTYGDGPKVKEATDELQKWSEDALKKLAAVRYTPAATQGLLAKVVEAAEKPVADPEVAQLYTWAFETLVLDLIPPTKDKEGKLKPPPEVATLRDKLKTTVVTRLRPDALFHYEVEGGVPGPNRQPVDERIGARMKLFYSFDDAVFRKAFQDVLPLPKP, via the coding sequence ATGACGACGGAACAATCGCGGCGAGCCGGCCGCGTGGTGGGGCTGGCCGGCATGTTCGCCGGCCTGGCACTCGGCCTGCTCGCGGCCGCATCGCCGGAGCGGACCGCGGCGGCCGCCGTGCCGAGCGCCCAACCGAAAGAGATCCCGAACCCGCCCTCGACCGATCACAAGTACGTCGGCGCGGTCGTGTGCCAGGGCTGCCACAACGAGAAAGACCCGAAGGAGAACCCGGCCTACCTGGCGACCAAGGGCTACGAGTTCATCCGGTTGTGGGAGAACCGGGTGTGGGGCGTTCACGACCTGCACTCGACCGCGTACAAGAACCTGCTGACCGATCGGACCGTCAAGAACAAGAAGGACGCGCCGAACAAGACCGCGCAGAAGATGGAGGACAACCTGCGCCGGTTCCGCGGCGAGTCGTACACGGTCGCCACCGATAAGGCGTGTCTGGCCTGCCACGCCAGCGTCCGCCGTCAGGTCAGCGATGCCGCCCCGGCCAGCAAGTGGACGGCGGCGGAATCGTTCTCGATTGCCGACGGGGTCGGCTGCGAAATGTGCCACGGTCAGGGCTCCGGCTATCAGCAGAAGCACCAGGAGTCGCAGGAGATCGTCAACCCCGACCCGGACGGCCCGGAACGGTCGGTCGATTGGCGCGAGTGGCCGCCGGCCGAAAAGAAGAAGTGGGGGCTCGTCGATCTCCGGAACCCGGTCGAAGCGACCACCCAGTGCGCGTCGTGCCACGTCGGCAACACCCGTGACGGGCGGTTCGTGACGCACGAGATGTTCGCGGCCGGCCACCCGCCCTTGCCGCCCCTCGACCTGATCGCGTACACCCGCGAACAGCCGCGCCACTGGGGCCTGCCGGCCGAGATGCCGTACCTGACCGGGCTCGTGAAGAAGAACCCGAAGAAGGCCGAAGACGTGTTCCACATTCGGAAGGGCGAGTCGCACGTCGCCCGGCGGTTCGTGGAATCGGCCGTAGCGACCCTGCGGGCGTCGGTCGTCCTGGGCGGGCAACTCGCCTCCGAAGCGAAGGACGACGGGATGGATTTTGCGGCGTTCGACTGCGCCTCGTGCCACCACAACTTGAAGTACCCGAGCGACCGCCAGGCCCGCGGGTACGTCGGCAAGCCCGGCCGCCCGCTGTTCCGCCCGGCCGCGTTCGAGTTGACCAAGGTGATCATCGGGCACGCCGCCGAGATGGAGGGCGGTGCGGATTTGAAGGCGTCGCTGAGTGAGCTGATCGCGGCCGAGCAAAAGCTGGCAACGGCCTTCACCAACAAGACTTACGGGGACGGCCCGAAGGTCAAGGAGGCGACCGACGAGTTGCAGAAGTGGAGCGAGGACGCGCTCAAAAAGCTCGCCGCGGTGCGCTACACGCCCGCCGCGACGCAGGGGCTCCTGGCGAAAGTCGTGGAGGCCGCGGAGAAACCGGTCGCCGATCCCGAAGTCGCCCAGCTCTACACGTGGGCGTTCGAAACGCTGGTGCTGGACCTCATTCCGCCGACGAAGGACAAAGAGGGCAAGCTGAAGCCGCCCCCCGAGGTGGCGACGCTCCGCGACAAGCTCAAGACGACGGTCGTCACGCGGCTCCGCCCGGACGCGCTGTTCCACTACGAAGTGGAGGGCGGCGTACCCGGCCCGAACCGCCAGCCGGTGGACGAGCGGATCGGCGCGCGGATGAAGCTGTTCTACTCGTTTGATGACGCCGTGTTCCGCAAGGCGTTCCAGGACGTCCTACCGCTTCCGAAACCGTGA
- a CDS encoding multiheme c-type cytochrome encodes MRPVFIIAVLSGGAVASVFSSANSQPPDRLPELPSSSDSPPQSPYGVGRAPFEQRPATSCSAASCHGGGQVGKVGSEHSTWAPQAFPAGPSDPHTRAYSVLFNSVSVQMAKYLDLKDAKGNSKVPAHQATLCLKCHAVDGASEPATRDQILSEGVGCGACHGPGEKWIGLHYTSEWKGLSNREKWDKYGFVPAGNLVARTLNCAECHSGDSDRDVNHDLYAAGHPRLAFESARFHFQPDYRKHWVEKTPQPDFEVRAWVVGQAAALRSATDLLRARAEQADKPAGVWPEFAGYSCYSCHQKVGEGDVRGGVSDAFQTRRPGVPGWEVWSNTAAGIAAEYCGAAYPGLSSPNLTEVHKLRKLMGERAAPPATAVKEQATKALAELDAWLVAMQAAEDDKTKLRPVAAGTAERLAHAIAANAIAKDGKLADHDWDALAANYLGCGAMFHAIRAGDRAAPAPKWGAELESLRAGLRFPTLKGQRFDSPYDYDRKKIDLLRVNFERLRDATAPTGGK; translated from the coding sequence GTGCGTCCCGTCTTCATCATCGCCGTTTTGAGCGGGGGGGCCGTGGCGAGCGTTTTCAGCTCCGCCAATTCCCAACCGCCGGACCGCCTCCCCGAACTTCCGTCGTCGTCTGATTCTCCGCCACAAAGCCCCTATGGTGTGGGGCGAGCGCCGTTCGAGCAACGGCCCGCCACCTCGTGTTCCGCGGCCTCGTGCCACGGCGGCGGACAGGTCGGGAAGGTCGGGAGCGAACACAGCACCTGGGCACCGCAGGCGTTCCCCGCGGGGCCGAGCGACCCGCACACACGGGCTTACAGCGTCCTCTTCAACTCCGTCTCCGTCCAGATGGCCAAGTACCTGGACCTCAAGGACGCCAAGGGCAACAGTAAGGTACCGGCGCACCAAGCCACGCTCTGCTTGAAGTGTCACGCGGTCGATGGTGCGAGCGAGCCCGCGACCCGCGACCAGATTCTGTCCGAGGGCGTCGGGTGCGGTGCGTGTCACGGCCCGGGGGAGAAGTGGATCGGGCTGCACTACACCTCGGAGTGGAAGGGGCTCTCCAACCGCGAGAAGTGGGACAAGTACGGGTTCGTTCCGGCTGGTAACCTCGTCGCCCGGACGCTCAACTGTGCCGAGTGCCACTCGGGCGACTCGGACCGTGACGTGAACCACGACCTGTACGCCGCCGGCCACCCGCGTCTGGCGTTCGAATCGGCCCGGTTCCATTTCCAACCCGATTACCGCAAGCACTGGGTCGAAAAGACCCCACAACCGGATTTTGAGGTCCGCGCCTGGGTGGTCGGGCAGGCCGCGGCTCTCCGGAGTGCGACGGACCTCCTCCGCGCACGCGCCGAGCAGGCCGACAAGCCCGCGGGCGTCTGGCCGGAGTTCGCGGGCTACAGTTGCTACTCCTGCCATCAAAAGGTCGGAGAGGGGGACGTTCGGGGCGGGGTGAGCGACGCGTTTCAGACGCGCCGACCGGGCGTACCGGGGTGGGAGGTGTGGTCGAACACGGCCGCCGGCATTGCGGCGGAGTATTGCGGCGCCGCGTATCCGGGTTTAAGCTCTCCCAACTTGACCGAAGTCCACAAGCTCCGGAAGTTGATGGGCGAGAGGGCCGCCCCGCCGGCGACCGCCGTGAAGGAACAGGCGACGAAGGCGCTCGCGGAACTCGACGCGTGGCTCGTCGCCATGCAAGCCGCGGAAGACGACAAGACCAAGCTCCGCCCGGTGGCGGCGGGCACGGCCGAGCGCCTGGCCCACGCCATCGCCGCCAACGCGATCGCAAAGGACGGAAAACTCGCGGACCACGACTGGGACGCCCTGGCCGCCAATTACCTCGGGTGCGGGGCGATGTTCCACGCGATCCGGGCGGGCGATCGGGCGGCACCAGCGCCGAAATGGGGCGCCGAACTGGAATCGCTGCGTGCCGGGCTCCGGTTCCCGACCCTTAAGGGCCAACGGTTCGACAGCCCGTACGATTACGACCGGAAGAAAATCGACCTGCTGCGTGTGAACTTCGAGCGGTTGCGGGACGCGACCGCTCCAACGGGGGGGAAGTGA